A genomic region of bacterium contains the following coding sequences:
- a CDS encoding leucine zipper domain-containing protein, giving the protein MIDRERQIKMRIGWFRHVEEITGNVAKIWMYYGISKKTYYKRHNRYLKDGEDGLIERFRRPIHFPKATPPKVIEKIVYLR; this is encoded by the coding sequence ATGATAGATAGAGAAAGACAAATTAAGATGAGGATTGGATGGTTTAGACATGTAGAGGAAATAACTGGAAATGTAGCAAAGATATGGATGTATTATGGTATTTCCAAGAAAACCTACTATAAGAGACATAACAGATATTTAAAAGATGGGGAGGATGGTTTAATAGAACGGTTCCGAAGACCTATTCATTTTCCAAAAGCGACACCACCAAAAGTAATAGAAAAGATTGTATATCTCAGATAG
- a CDS encoding integrase core domain-containing protein translates to MLKGIIINEKLKEWKNFYNYHRPHGSLNGKTPYEKLKEKLSHINVTSDLQTYMGNRPSPSTCGGF, encoded by the coding sequence ATGCTTAAAGGGATTATAATAAATGAGAAATTGAAAGAGTGGAAAAATTTTTATAATTACCATAGACCACATGGCTCTCTCAATGGAAAAACACCTTATGAGAAGTTAAAAGAAAAATTAAGTCATATCAATGTCACCAGTGATTTGCAAACCTACATGGGAAACAGACCATCCCCATCCACGTGCGGAGGGTTTTAA
- a CDS encoding TIGR01212 family radical SAM protein (This family includes YhcC from E. coli K-12, an uncharacterized radical SAM protein.) → MSPYYKFSEYLKERYGCRVHKITVDAGFTCPNIDGTLSKNGCIFCDNYSFSPPVRTKNVSLEEQIEEGIRYGRERYKAEKFIVYFQPYSNTYAPVHILKEKYDVIKKFPDVVGISIGTRPDCIDEEKISLIQRYTKDYEVWLEYGLQSIHNKTLKLINRNHTYEDFIKAIEITKEKNIKVCAHVIIGLPEETEKEIIETAKECARLKLDGIKIHPLYIVKGTFLEKMYIESKYTPLTMEEYIDITAKFIGHLWKGTVIQRLTADCPPEVLVAPLWIKEKQKLLTLLEQQMREKGIYQV, encoded by the coding sequence ATGAGCCCCTACTATAAATTCTCTGAATACCTTAAAGAAAGATACGGATGCAGGGTCCATAAAATTACTGTGGATGCGGGATTTACCTGTCCTAATATTGATGGAACATTGAGTAAAAATGGCTGTATATTCTGTGATAACTACTCCTTCAGTCCACCTGTAAGGACAAAAAATGTATCTCTGGAAGAGCAGATTGAAGAAGGGATAAGATACGGAAGAGAAAGATATAAAGCAGAAAAATTTATTGTATATTTCCAGCCATATTCTAATACCTATGCACCAGTACATATTCTGAAAGAGAAATATGATGTAATCAAAAAATTCCCTGATGTAGTGGGTATCTCCATAGGAACAAGACCTGACTGTATAGATGAAGAGAAAATTTCACTTATTCAAAGATATACAAAAGATTATGAGGTCTGGCTTGAATATGGCTTACAGTCAATACATAACAAGACACTCAAACTTATTAACAGAAACCATACCTATGAGGACTTTATTAAAGCGATAGAGATAACAAAAGAGAAAAATATAAAAGTATGTGCACATGTGATTATAGGACTACCTGAAGAAACAGAAAAAGAGATAATAGAAACAGCAAAGGAATGTGCCCGACTGAAACTTGATGGAATCAAAATACATCCTCTTTATATTGTAAAGGGTACCTTTCTTGAGAAGATGTATATTGAAAGTAAATATACACCACTTACTATGGAAGAGTATATTGACATAACTGCCAAGTTTATTGGACATCTCTGGAAAGGTACTGTCATCCAGCGGCTTACTGCTGACTGTCCTCCTGAAGTTCTTGTTGCTCCTTTATGGATAAAAGAGAAACAAAAACTCCTTACCCTACTTGAACAACAAATGAGAGAAAAAGGAATATATCAAGTATAA